In Drosophila miranda strain MSH22 chromosome XR, D.miranda_PacBio2.1, whole genome shotgun sequence, the genomic window TGAGCTCCCTAGGCTTATATCAATAATAAAACATATGTAGATATATGTTACCCATAGCAGCTAAGGACTTCCTCTTCAATTGCAATCGAATGTTGACACAGCTGACGCAAAGTCCCTGACCAAACACCGAGTGACACACACTGCACACCTGCTCGACAGCACAACCAATCTTACATAACCCACTCAGACATAACCGGGCTCTAAATCAATTAACTGCCGCGCGGATAAGTACCCAGAACCAACAGAGCCGAGACAAACAATGCATATATCCACAGTAACTGGAAGGCATCAAAATATTTACGAATCCACACTAATTCCCAATTGGGtgcaaatcaaatcaaatcaaattgtAATCCAAAACGCTCTCGGCACACAAACTCGAGCTCCGAGTTGGGGAACGGAACCCtgcgatgacgatgacgatgacgaggactatgaggatgaggatggtgaggatggtgatgatgatgatgtgtTAACAACATAATTATAGCCCAGAGCAAAGTGTTCTGCAGAAAGGGGAGCGCAGCGCAGCACAACCCCTCGCCAAgagcatggcatggcatggcatggcatggcatggcagcAACCACTCAAAACAAAACGGAAATGAAGCGAAACAACCCTCAGATGTACTTAGTACCCGTTTACACTCCCATTCCATTCCGAATCTcccatcagcatcagcatcggcAAAAACAGCAAGAATAACTAGCAACTGGTGTAGCAATGAAAAACGTATTgcaaatcaaataaaattaaattgagACGGTTTCGGATTGAAcggggtttgggtttgggctTGCGTTTGCATGGTGGGGGAGGCTCTGAAGGGGAGGACACGACGCGACGCTAGGCAGTCAGGGGTTGTTGTCGTTGGTCCTTGGCCATTTCCACAATTAGTTGGTCAAATAAAGCCACAAAAGTGTTGAGCAATTTGCACTAATCTGAAGGTTATCGTTATCCCACTCCAAATCTTTGTGGTTAACCCTGATAAAGCTCAAAAGAGTGCGAATGATTTTGAGTATGCTCAATGGAGTTTCTATAGGAACGCAAGAAGTAACGAATAATTAAGATAGTATGTAGTATAGCGAGGTGGTTCGGAAAGGTGTTTGGCGGGGCATTGTTCACTGATACCCGGAAAAGTTGGAAGCTGTAAAGGTAAACGAGTTGCACAATGGTAGTTTCTCTGGAAATATGTTGGCGGGTACTAGAAATCGAGTGGCCCAAGGACCAGCCTGCTGTTCGTGAGCGTGGATTTACCAAAAGTGCTAACTTTGCTTGGAAGTTTCTATTGGAACTAGAAATGCCACATTTATCatttattaaatatttatcGAGTTGTCATCTCATACTAATCTCCCCTCTTCACCCTGGACAGGCCACCCTCTCAGGACAGATGGACAAGTTTGCCCTGGAGAGGAGCTCGTATCTGAGCAACGCAATGAGCAATGCCGGCAGCCAGGCGAGTGCTGCTGCCTACAGCGCCTACCTGGACCCCAGTGTGCTGACCAAGGCCTACTTCGACTCCAAGATGTACCAGGATCGGGCAGCCAACTATGCCTTCGACATATCGAAGATCTACGGAGCCCAGCAGCATGCGGCCgcccatcaccagcagcagcagcaacagcagcatcagcagcagttGCTAATGGCAGGCGGTGGAGGTGGCGGTGGAGGCGGAGGAGGCAGTGCCAGCtcccacaacaacaacagcagcagtggaCTGGACGAGCGCGACGCCACGCCCCAGCTAGAAGGTGGTGGCAGCATCGTGGTGGAGGCCAAACCCCATCTGCACTCGCCCAGCGACGTGGGTCTGGACTACGCGCAATACGCCCAGCAGTATGGAGGACAGCTAGCCAGTGCAGCGTCCGTGGGGGCTGGGGGAGTGGGTGGAGTCGGTGTCACAGCATCGGCTGGTGGGGCAGCAGGTGGCGGTGGAGCAGGTGCAGGCGCGGACTTTCGACGGCCTCTGACGGTGATCTTCTGACCACCATCCTCCAATGGCAGCGAGGAGTTGAATTTGTCTATGACTTAGGGAAGATCGAGGAAATATCCGAAAACGGCAAACCGAAAAACGAGAGATTAAAGTTAAACGTAGCCAACATTTACCGTTAAGTCAGTGAAAGGATAGGAGACAGCTATTAATCAagtgagagagggagagagagaaccagagcgagagggagttagtaaagaaagagaaaataaaaacaaaaaaccaacaacGAGCGgtgcaatttttttttttttatattttaagcGCAAATCGAAGTGCATAGCATAAATTTAAacttaataaatataaatgtatttaaattctacttacacacacacccacacgcacacaaaaaaccaacaaacaacacacaaaaataaatacatcaAAATACAGAAAAATGCAAAGTaaaacaagaaaaacaaaacaaaaatatatcaaaaatgcaaaaataaaagacGCATTGCCATAAGCAGCGAAATTGTTGGAGGATCTGTTTtggtggaagggggtggagGGCTTTTTCATTGAATCTTGGATCTTGGGGTGGCGGTGTCGGTAGCCATCCACTTCAATCCATATAATCTTTCAAAGTTTCGAAATCAACCCGTACTCTACGACACTCTCTAAAAATTAATGCTCCATGGTTCTTCTTTAGGATTATCCTTCCTTCTAGAATACTATATGAGATTTTTGTACACCGTACCAAAGAGTAATTCATATAAGAGCCTTTTAACTTAAGTAAAGTATTTCAGATATTTCATGCAACCGTGATGTGCTCTTGTGGTCATCTCTTTTAAGCAGAAGGTGGCCTCGCCtgataaattatttaaaagaaTCCAGTTGTAATTAAATGTTACTTAATGAATCAGCAACTATCATACTTATAGGAACCATACAGCCCATACAAATTTCAAAGAACTCCCACACAACAAGGAGAAAACATTTGTCCTCAATTTCATTTTGAATTAATTGCAGTTCCCGTCCTTTTTTCACTAGTGCTGGGAGAAGCGTCTGCAGGTTAATTGCGGAAAGGTTGTTATTGGTTGAAGAGTGATTTAAGAGGGGTTGGGTTGGGGTTGCCCACAGAGTGGGCCTAGAGTGCTAAACGCTTCCTAATTAAGGCAACTTCCGGCCAATCAGGTTGACAAAACCCACCAATGCGCACTCTGATTGCTCAAGAAGCCGTATTAACTTAACGGCAACTTAACGCGGCCTCAAGAGCCGAAAGGAATTACCGTCCACTAATTAGTGGGTGCAAAAATGCAAgtgaatttaattaattttccgCTCTTTTGAGCCTCGGCATCGGCAATAGGATTAGCGGGAAGGAAAGGCTTAAATTAAACTTCTGCTGCTTAGCCCATATACGCTTGAGTTAAACCCTAATTACGCTTTATTTAAATCATAAAGGGTGTGAACTCGATATTTGTTCATTTTTGCGAAGCTCTAGCATTGCCACCCACCGAGCCACTCGTCGTTACATTCGCGACATCTATCGGGTAAATTTGAAGGCCGTAGTATGAAGTAGCAGAGACATGAACCCCAAAATTAATACAAGCTTGCAAAACGCTCCGCTGGGGGCGCCATCGCATCAGGTCACTCTCTTCCATTACTGTACGCTGGGGGCGCAAAATTCATTAACTGTTAGCATACATatgatgtacatatgtatgtatgtatgagaCGAATATACCCGTAGCTCaaagagtataggggtatatacGATTTGTGACGAAAGTGGATTTGTTTAACAACCAGAAGAAAGTGTGTCCAACcccatatatattcttgatcagcatagCCAATTCGATATATATAGGTAGTTCTCAGGGACTAGAATAGCAAGAACAACCAAAATTTGTATCCAGTCTCCTGTGACTCCACTGTTACCAATTTGcttcaaaatttcgtcccgCCCCTTTCGTCCcaacaaagaacgaaaatctttGGCATTCTCAATTATGAAAATAAGAGAAAAAACTTCAATATGTAGAATTAGTACTACTTACTTACATTCAAATCTAGGAATATATTCTAAGATCGAACGATCTAGCGACCACCTCCTAATAAGCCCAATCAACCCATGGcgttatttaccatggtagaaacaTGTTTAGCTTGGCTTCTAATATAACACCAAGATCATGCatcagggtaattctctcaagagaatcAACGCAAAGCATAGaaggagccaacaaggggTTAACAAATTTGCACAACACCacgactgaaagttattgagatcgggtTGCAAGCGAGagtgaaatgaaatgtccttaccGGACACAGagcgacaaagaatgcgtgcgggagagacaaACAGTCTTTGCGATTTGTGGATGTGTAGAGTCGCGGGCCTAGCTGCGACTCGCAACGTTTCCAGCACACTCTTCTAATTTCTAATGTCGATTATGTAGTCGTCTGCAGGATATTTTCGGACAGCCTCAACTTCTGGCACAGGGCGGCAGAACTCTTGCGCCTTTTGGTGCTGGTATTCTGCAAGAGGTATGATATGCTGATCCTGGAGTCCATGAAGGAGTCCTGGAACTCTGTTGCTGCTTGTGGCTATCCATGACGGTCATGACATTTCGAAAAGCAGCCCAAGCACTTAGCCCATGTATGTAAGATTGGTTCAGGATTGGGTCAGCTAGCCCATTGAAGAAGAAACAGTTGGTGACGGggaacagcagcaacagcagatgAACAGCAGGTAAGCAAAACAGTAGAGAAGCCAGTGGTAATATGAGGAGTATTCTCAGAAATCATCCGAGATCGAGCCATGCCGTTTCAATTAATTGCTTGTATACTTTACCAGTATACAGAGATTTCATTTAATCATAAGCATTCAAttaaataatatcttacatAATCAAAAGAACCAACAATCGAATTTCACATTTTTAGTAATTAGCACCGACagaaaattaaatgaaaatgttCTTCTCAACACAAATGCACAACAAATTGAGCGAGAGAGACACCACAtacactctctctctgtcacaAAAATGTCATACAAAAtagtgttgtgttgctcatgagtgagtgaacaaaaaagagttgttcacttaagtgagcaactgaacatgttccttccaagctgttctttgttgttcactttttctttgttgttcacttgttcttttttgctcacttgttctttgttgttcacttgttctctaCTCACTTTTTGCGCAATTTTGCTCCTCAAAGGGCATATTGCGATCTGGCAGCTTTTGCTCATATTTGCGTTTACTTCACACTTTTTGTATTACCGGCAAAGCTGTTTACTCTTTCAAAAATTCAGTATGTCGCTAATTCGAAAGTATATTGATATTTGGAACCATCTGTGCATGAATAGTGAAtactaaaaaagaacaagtgaacatgttcaccaaaatgagcaatgtttacccaacactaATACAAAATGACAGGAGTCACTCGACAAATATGCCTTTAGTCAATGAGTTAGCAAATACACAAAGAAGCAGAAAAACTATTTTCATTTCGGCGAGAACAAATTTGAAAACAGGAGCCAGCCCGATTATTGCCATTTACATATTCAATATACATACCagtcaaaatatttttttgcgCAGTAATATAGTAAGTATTTGGAATATACAAATTTGGAATtacaaatataaaaaaaaacaccccCCTGCACAGAAAAATCGAGCAACGAAATGAACCACGCCACTTCTTCGTCCTCCGTCGACATCATCCTCGGTGATCTTGTCTTGGCTGACTTGGAGCGCCTCTGCATGAACGAGCTCTTCTCGGACGTGTCCTTCCTTGTGGGGGATCAGAGCCTGCCGGCGCACTCCGTAGTTCTAGCCGCGCGGAGTAAGTACTTCTGTGCCATGCTCTACGGAGGCATGTCCGTGTCAAATGAGCGCCAGATTCGACTGGAATCTGTGCCGCTGGAGGCATTCAAGGTAATCCTCCGCTATCTGTATTCGGGCAAGCTACACATATCCACACTGGACGCCAGCTGTGAAGTGCTCGGTTTGGCCAATATGTATTGCTTGCTGGAAGTCGAGTCGGCCCTAGTTAAACATCTGCTGGAGAATATGACCGTCAGCAACGTGTGGATGATCCTGGATATGGGTCACACATATAATCTTTCTCAGTTGGCAAACGGGTGCCTGAAATATATCGACAACAATGGAGACCAAATGCTAGAGCACGACTCATTCCAAATGCTCTCGAAGCAATCACTTGAGGAAGTCCTCCGACGGGACACCTTCAAAGTCCGCGAAGTAAACATCTTTAAGGCGGTATGCAAATGGAATCGGCACAATCCGAACGAGGATATCAAGTCAGTGATGTCGCTCGTGCGGCTTTCGCTTATGTCTACCGATGAGTTAATACAGGTGGTGCTTCCTTCTAAGATCGTCGAGCCGGAAAAAATAGTCGACGCCATTGAAAAAGCGCTTCTGCCGAAGAATCAGAATTTGCCCTATCGGTGCACCAATTACCCGGACAAGGCTGTGAAATTTTTTAATTCCTCAACGGATTGGATCTTTATCGATCTGAGTTGGTGGTGGTTGATTAACTGCATGCGTGTTCTACCTGCTAAGCGCTTCGATACTTGGAACTGCGCCGTGGAGTTCTCTTGCGACATGACCCACTGGGATCGCGCTGGAACTGGCACATTTCAATTATCCATACATGGCGAATATATCACCTTCCCAACGCGACCTGTTCGCTACATTCGCATCGTGGATACTGAGAGTGGACGTACAGATTTGATCCATTATGTGATGATCCAAGTTAAGCTAAACAAAAACTAAGCTCCAAATATATATTACAAATAACACAAAAAAAGGCGAAACAATTAAAAGAAGACTATAGCTATGAAAAATAGATTAAACTTATAATGGGACAAGAAATACTTCTCAAAAATGTATACAGGACATTAACTTGAAATTAAATACCCTTGCataaacaaaatacaaaatgaCAACAATAATATAACAATAATAGATACAAAGAATAAAAACAAATAGTGTATTTATTACCGCTATTGCTGTGGCATTGTTACCTGGTCGTCGTATGAATCCATTTCCCTGAGCGTCTGGTCCTTCTCCCGCGCTGATCAGTTTTTCGGAACCGAACTATTTCTTAAGAATGTGAAACACAGGTTTTACTCGCGTTTTAATGCTAGCTGGCTGCTAGCTTGCACTTCCCgaggtccctgctcgggcgccatgtAATTTTGCCAATCGAGTTGCGAATTAATTTTCATGTTGTAGAGTAAGGCTTGGGACGTTGGGGAAGTGCGGGCGGACCAACTGGTGTTTGACGAAAAGAAGTTAACCTTTCTTGCTCTACTTTATAGCTTAAACTTTATCGACTATATTTATTACTATAATTAATTGGCGAATATCACTGTAGGGATATGCCTTTCGAATACTGggtaaaaaacaaaatacaaataaataaaaacggAGAGTGAACGCGGATCCGCGGCTTTACATATAAAGGTAAATTGGGTATAAGCCcaatacttagtcagtatgtaGGCAGTATTACTATTTATGTAACCTATACAATATATTTTGTATAGAATTTTAGAATATTTTATCTGTTTCCATTTTTGATCATTTTGGCTACTGTTTTTCATACCTCTACATGACCATTACGTCTCGCTCCCCTTCCCCAGAGGGCGCAAACTGCACGAGCAACAGTGTGTGACatagacagagaaagagaatgAGTAAGCGCTTGGAAGGcgttgcgtagccactgcaatttcatttttattcccgatactcaaagagtataggggtatagtAGATttgtaaaagtggatgtgtgtaacattTACAAGAAAGcttttccgaccccataaagtatagaCAATCAATCTGTTCGTTTGTTCTCAGTTctagttctcagagactataagagctatagcaacaaaatgttgtatccagacttctgtgatatcacAATTTCAAACGTTCCCGCTCGTTTGCTGGTGGAGGTTTGTGGGTTCGAAGAGTGCTGTGCTGGTCGTCGTCGCAGTCAAAGCGGTCCGATGTCCGTTTACCATGTATAGTTATTGTCTTCCGTTTTGGGTATTGTGCTTTCCGTGGGGTTCAATTTGGCTTTATGTAGACGCTTTTCAATGTAAAGTAATAATAGGTTGGTCCTCAGCTGACGAAATTTATTCAAGAACACCACACTTGTGGATATTCGGTTAACATAGCGTGCCGCCCTTAAACTAAGAGGAACATCTGGCCTACACCGTGAATACATGTTAATGGTAAGCAGAGCGCTTTTAAATGAGAGAAGTCAGCACAAGATAGTTTATCCTATGTAGATCATataaagaaaatacaaatatGCCAGCTAAATCGACAGAATATTAAATTTGGGCAAACTCTTAAACTTACCATTCGCTCTAACAATTAGTAGCAACAAATTCAATCTGCAAGAAATTCACAAAGCAATAGATTTTAGTTTAGGTCCATATAATAAGAGCACGACCCCTGCAATAGGTCTTCAAGAACCATCAGGTTTTCCATTTAAAAAAAGCCAAACTCTCTATCTGCAACAAAATCCCTTACCAACCATAGCAACCATGCTACTACACCCTACTAACGAGAGACATAATTACTAAATATTACACAAAAATATCAAAGGCAACGAAAAGAGAGATCAAACTGCCAAGCACACCTATAAATCGCCTCTCATTTATACCCCCACTAATAACAACAAATACATAACTTACTGCTTTAGGATGCACCTCAATAAAGAACACAACAAACTAAAAGAAAAACTTCCTTCCTTTCTGTATCCCAAAAACAATATCCCCAGAAGACATCAGATAATAATAAACATAATCCGGCTGGGACACACTAAACTAACAAATGCCCATTACTTAGACAAAATCCTAATCAGCTGCTGTCCTTTCCGCAATAGACCAAACACTAGCTTTATAAAATACTGTCTATCTTTCTCCCATAACAGATCTTCCACCCTTGCCAATTATAATCCAGTGCCTCTTCTTGCAAACTCCACTATTCACATCCATAATCTTATATTAGATTTAAGCAtagaaaataaaatatatatatatatggatATTAAATAACAgtaataaaatttaaaaatgcAAAATAAATTTTCTGTAAATATGCCatggaaattaaaaaaaaaaaaaaaaaaacaccaatcGCTTCAGCTCGTAGTAGTAGCGCCCAAATAGCTACTGTTAAAGAAATCCCAAGTTAGCTCATAGTTATACACTATAAATTAGCTccatataaataaataaaatacatttttgcatacacatacatatttcCTTCGAATGATTGACACTTAGAAAATGTTTAAAATCagccaggctccgtttttcacatGCACAAAAGTTTCCGATATACTTTTGAATACACATAAATTGGGACTCCCGTTTTCACATTCCAAAAGATTTAttcgttttcaaaac contains:
- the LOC108165299 gene encoding BTB/POZ domain-containing protein 9-like is translated as MNHATSSSSVDIILGDLVLADLERLCMNELFSDVSFLVGDQSLPAHSVVLAARSKYFCAMLYGGMSVSNERQIRLESVPLEAFKVILRYLYSGKLHISTLDASCEVLGLANMYCLLEVESALVKHLLENMTVSNVWMILDMGHTYNLSQLANGCLKYIDNNGDQMLEHDSFQMLSKQSLEEVLRRDTFKVREVNIFKAVCKWNRHNPNEDIKSVMSLVRLSLMSTDELIQVVLPSKIVEPEKIVDAIEKALLPKNQNLPYRCTNYPDKAVKFFNSSTDWIFIDLSWWWLINCMRVLPAKRFDTWNCAVEFSCDMTHWDRAGTGTFQLSIHGEYITFPTRPVRYIRIVDTESGRTDLIHYVMIQVKLNKN